One stretch of Tenrec ecaudatus isolate mTenEca1 chromosome 18, mTenEca1.hap1, whole genome shotgun sequence DNA includes these proteins:
- the ZSWIM9 gene encoding uncharacterized protein ZSWIM9 has protein sequence MERLDPPPSTAVGQEEQELRERAFFSWAEFSRFFDAWCQQRLALFLIKSSMRLARCPWASAPPLYRLIDVLKYSYVRLVCKDVRTPNRPTIGAPQPGCPAFIVVKLSPLRDRLVVTECQLTHSHPACPVEFAYYFRPGHLLANACLPVRTTNKISKQFVAPADVRRLLTCCKGEDHGVLDALHVLEGLFHTDPEAKVKLVFVEDQAVVETVFFVTSRTRALLRRFPRMLLVDRLPGLQGALDLLAVLCVDGAGRAHQAACCVARPGTPSLLRFALVSLLQSAPDVKGRVRCLTAGPEVAAQLPAVRQLLPGARVQICRAQGLETLFSKAQELGGAGREDPGLWPRLCRLAGAASPAAYAEALAELRAHGPAAFVDYFERHWAPRRDMWVRFRAFEAARDLDACALVRGHRRRLLRRLSPSRGVAQCLRDLVAMQWTDGAGEAAPEVPDGGASGLEGEPGAGPLVQPERMRGLGPGDSGGAQHDGCLWKGTSLEKEGVRGLETRGWGGAPLGGKKGQEPQPRDWRGLPFETPKASALDKSIWGAAPWENECGRGSSIRSWRGPPVAGEEDWGLGGDFWRAAQPEEQGLRGLEGYSRRIAQEEERKTRALETTGARGTPGEYMGPWGLQGNTWRGAQWQNERASGPKTKDWPEQRVAGEKARGLEARSWRGDHLGRLQELVLENGDAVGPRRQGRGSEVGVEKGVPRRVSKGLEDIVVVQLGDTTFPGLENGRAGLARPVDPKSRAGGGVGWRDPAERRPGLGSGVVCSTPVGAVFQGEPEWATARKGYLPDGGERDDPQKPKRPLGPSGEEGADWEPLAKFRAACGPELADLVAEELAFARQHGTRGFHCTGTGFALKDGTSDFHLDGALTRCTCSIHAARHLPCRHLFAARLLTGAALFHVDLLRDCWGRAPEP, from the exons ATGGAGCGGCTGGATCCCCCACCCAGCACagcggtggggcaggaagagcaggaacTTCGAGAGCGAGCCTtcttctcctgggctgaattcagcCGCTTCTTTGATGCGTGGTGCCAGCAGCGGTTGGCGCTCTTCCTCATCAAGAGCTCCATGCGCCTGGCGCGCTGCCCCTGGGCCAGCGCGCCCCCGCTCTACAGGCTAATCGACGTGCTCAAGTACAGCTACGTGCGGCTGGTGTGCAAGGATGTGCGGACGCCCAACCGGCCCACCATAGG GGCCCCCCAACCAGGCTGCCCCGCCTTCATCGTCGTCAAGCTGAGCCCGCTCCGGGACCGCCTCGTGGTGACCGAGTGCCAGCTGACCCACTCGCACCCCGCCTGCCCAGTTGAGTTTGCCTACTACTTCCGGCCGGGCCATCTGCTGGCCAACGCTTGCTTGCCAGTGCGCACCACCAACAAGATCTCCAAGCAGTTCGTGGCTCCGGCTGACGTGCGTCGTCTGCTCACCTGCTGCAAGGGCGAAGACCACGGTGTCCTGGACGCCCTCCATGTGCTGGAGGGGCTCTTCCACACCGACCCCGAGGCCAAG GTGAAGCTGGTGTTCGTGGAGGACCAGGCCGTGGTGGAGACGGTGTTCTTCGTGACCTCGCGCACCAGGGCGTTGCTGCGGCGCTTCCCGCGCATGCTCCTGGTGGACCGGCTGCCCGGGCTGCAGGGCGCCCTGGACCTGCTGGCCGTCCTGTGCGTGGACGGCGCGGGCCGCGCGCACCAGGCCGCCTGCTGCGTGGCGCGCCCGGGCACGCCGAGCCTGCTGCGCTTCGCGCTGGTCTCGCTGCTGCAGAGCGCGCCGGACGTCAAGGGTCGCGTGCGCTGCCTGACGGCCGGGCCCGAGGTGGCGGCGCAGCTGCCTGCCGTGCGCCAGCTGCTGCCGGGCGCGCGCGTCCAGATCTGCCGCGCGCAGGGCCTGGAGACGCTCTTCAGCAAGGCGCAGGAGCTGGGCGGCGCCGGCCGCGAGGACCCGGGCCTCTGGCCCCGCCTCTGCCGCCTGGCCGGCGCCGCCTCGCCCGCGGCGTACGCCGAGGCGCTGGCCGAGCTGCGCGCGCACGGCCCGGCCGCCTTCGTGGACTACTTCGAGCGCCACTGGGCGCCGCGCCGCGACATGTGGGTCCGCTTCCGCGCCTTCGAGGCGGCCCGCGACCTGGACGCGTGCGCCCTGGTGCGCGGCCACCGCCGGCGCCTGCTGCGCCGCCTCAGCCCGTCGCGCGGCGTGGCCCAGTGCCTCCGCGACCTGGTGGCCATGCAGTGGACGGACGGCGCGGGGGAGGCAGCGCCCGAGGTGCCGGATGGCGGAGCCTCGGGGCTGGAAGGCGAGCCAGGGGCGGGACCCCTGGTGCAACCAGAGAGGATGCGGGGCTTGGGGCCAGGGGACTCGGGCGGGGCGCAGCACGACGGATGTCTTTGGAAAGGGACCTCATTGGAGAAGGAGGGGGTGAGAGGGCTGGAGACtcgagggtggggaggggcgccGTTAGGAGGCAAGAAGGGGCAGGAGCCGCAACCCAGAGACTGGAGGGGGCTGCCGTTCGAGACCCCCAAGGCAAGCGCCCTGGACAAGAGCATCTGGGGGGCAGCCCCGTGGGAGAATGAATGCGGGAGAGGGTCCTCTATCAGATCCTGGAGAGGGCCCCCTGTGGCGGGCGAGGAAGACTGGGGACTGGGAGGTGACTTCTGGAGGGCAGCCCAGCCGGAAGAGCAGGGGCTACGTGGCCTGGAAGGGTATTCCCGGAGGATTGCCCAGGAGGAGGAACGAAAGACCAGGGCGCTGGAGACCACAGGTGCCCGGGGAACCCCGGGTGAGTATATGGGGCCCTGGGGTCTACAGGGCAACACCTGGAGGGGGGCCCAGTGGCAAAATGAAAGGGCCAGCGGTCCGAAGACCAAAGACTGGCCGGAGCAGCGAGTGGCAGGGGAGAAGGCCAGGGGGCTGGAGGCCCGAAGTTGGAGGGGCGACCATTTGGGAAGGCTTCAGGAGCTGGTGCTTGAGAATGGAGACGCAGTGGGACCCCGGAGGCAGGGGAGAGGGTCCGAGGTTGGAGTCGAGAAGGGAGTGCCCCGGAGAGTCAGCAAGGGCCTGGAGGACATCGTTGTGGTCCAGCTGGGGGACACGACGTTTCCAGGCCTGGAGAATGGCCGTGCTGGCCTAGCCCGACCTGTGGATCCCAAGAGCCGtgcgggaggaggggtggggtggagggacccAGCAGAAAGGCGACCAGGGCTGGGGAGCGGAGTCGTGTGCAGCACACCGGTGGGGGCTGTGTTCCAGGGGGAACCAGAATGGGCCACGGCAAGGAAAGGGTACCTGCCGGATGGCGGGGAAAGAGACGATCCACAGAAACCAAAGAGGCCACTTGGCCCCTCGGGAGAAGAGGGCGCAGACTGGGAGCCCTTGGCCAAGTTCCGAGCGGCCTGTGGGCCAGAGCTGGCCGACCTGGTGGCGGAGGAGCTGGCCTTCGCCAGGCAGCATGGGACCCGGGGTTTCCACTGCACGGGAACCGGCTTTGCACTCAAGGATGGCACCTCAGACTTCCACCTGGACGGAGCCCTGACCCGCTGCACCTGCTCCATCCATGCCGCCAGGCACCTGCCCTGCCGGCACCTCTTTGCTGCACGCCTCCTCACCGGGGCAGCCTTATTCCACGTGGACCTGCTCAGGGATTGCTGGGGGAGAGCCCCCGAACCCTGA